From a region of the Stenotrophomonas sp. BIO128-Bstrain genome:
- a CDS encoding GNAT family protein, with amino-acid sequence MNLADWTKVPTLAGTHARLEPLQMAHIDGLRGALGDGTLSKLWYTQVPSAKTMTAYVQAALQAQAEGKVLPFVVLNEADEVVGTTRYYDLDAEVPRLSIGYTWYGEAAQRTGINTETKLMLLTHAFERLECLSVVFETSWFNVTSRTAIARLGAKQDGVLRNHKRHPDGTPRDTVIFSIIDAEWQGVKRHLQHRLDAHA; translated from the coding sequence ATGAATCTTGCCGATTGGACCAAGGTCCCCACGCTGGCCGGCACCCATGCCCGGCTGGAGCCGCTGCAGATGGCGCATATCGATGGCCTGCGCGGCGCACTGGGGGATGGCACCTTGTCCAAGCTCTGGTACACCCAGGTGCCGAGTGCGAAGACCATGACCGCCTATGTCCAGGCCGCGCTGCAGGCGCAGGCCGAGGGCAAGGTGTTGCCGTTCGTGGTCCTCAACGAGGCCGATGAAGTGGTCGGCACCACCCGCTACTACGATCTGGACGCCGAGGTGCCGCGCCTGAGCATCGGCTACACCTGGTATGGCGAAGCCGCCCAGCGCACCGGCATCAACACCGAGACCAAACTGATGCTGCTCACCCATGCCTTCGAGCGGCTGGAATGCCTGAGCGTGGTGTTCGAGACCAGCTGGTTCAACGTCACCTCGCGCACCGCGATCGCGCGGCTGGGCGCCAAGCAGGACGGCGTGCTGCGCAACCACAAGCGCCACCCGGACGGCACCCCGCGCGACACCGTCATCTTCTCCATCATCGATGCGGAATGGCAGGGGGTGAAACGCCACCTGCAGCACCGCCTGGACGCACACGCATGA
- the argC gene encoding N-acetyl-gamma-glutamyl-phosphate reductase has product MSTKIFTVGIVGARGHTGAELIKLIAAHPSLQLGFVSSRELAGQRVSDHHGDWQGELQFENLDADAVAAKGMDAVILALPNGLAAPFVTALDAARPDTVIVDLSADHRFEPSWYYGLPELTRGDYLGQKHISNPGCYATAMQLAISPLLQQLAGPPQCFGVSGYSGAGTTPSDKNNPELLRDNLMPYALTNHVHEREVTAHLRVPVEFMPHVAPHFRGITMTVNLWLNTVVKREDVIALYQKYYADEALIEVLDEAPWVSQIAGRHGVQIGGFDVAPGGKRVVVVATLDNLLKGAATQAMQNLNLALGLDELASIPH; this is encoded by the coding sequence ATGAGTACCAAGATCTTCACCGTCGGCATCGTCGGCGCACGTGGCCACACCGGCGCCGAGCTGATCAAGCTGATCGCCGCCCACCCGAGCCTGCAGCTGGGCTTCGTCTCCTCGCGCGAGCTGGCCGGCCAGCGCGTGAGCGATCACCACGGCGACTGGCAGGGTGAGCTGCAGTTCGAAAACCTGGATGCCGATGCCGTCGCTGCAAAGGGCATGGACGCGGTGATCCTGGCGCTGCCCAATGGCCTGGCCGCACCGTTCGTTACCGCGCTGGATGCGGCCAGGCCGGACACGGTGATCGTCGATCTGTCGGCCGATCACCGCTTCGAGCCGAGCTGGTATTACGGCCTGCCGGAGCTGACCCGCGGCGATTACCTGGGCCAGAAGCACATCAGCAATCCGGGCTGCTACGCCACCGCGATGCAGCTGGCGATCAGCCCGCTGCTGCAGCAGCTGGCCGGCCCGCCGCAGTGTTTCGGGGTCTCCGGTTACTCCGGTGCCGGCACCACGCCCTCGGACAAGAACAACCCCGAGCTGCTGCGCGACAACCTGATGCCGTATGCGCTGACCAACCATGTGCATGAGCGCGAAGTGACCGCGCACCTGCGCGTGCCGGTCGAGTTCATGCCGCACGTGGCGCCGCATTTCCGCGGCATCACCATGACGGTGAACCTGTGGCTCAACACGGTGGTCAAGCGCGAGGATGTGATCGCGCTCTACCAGAAGTACTACGCCGACGAGGCGCTGATCGAGGTGCTCGACGAAGCGCCGTGGGTCAGCCAGATCGCCGGCCGGCATGGCGTGCAGATCGGCGGCTTCGACGTGGCCCCGGGCGGCAAGCGCGTGGTGGTGGTGGCGACCCTGGACAACCTGCTCAAGGGCGCGGCCACCCAGGCGATGCAGAACCTCAACCTGGCGCTGGGTCTGGACGAACTGGCCTCGATCCCGCACTGA
- the argH gene encoding argininosuccinate lyase: protein MADLLWQKPGVAVDAKIQTFLAGDDVILDREFFLYDVAASKAHAQGLENIGILGNDERIGLQRELDVLAEDFRSGAFVLDERFEDCHSAIEARLTERLGDAGRKIHTGRSRNDQILVATRLWLKDKLLRVAELSREIAKVALDRAEAEKDLPVPGYTHIQRAVVSSAGMWWAGWAEAFIDNAIRAHDTFNLVDANPLGTAAGYGVNLPLDRAHTTEALGFARMQISPIYAQLSRGKFELAALEALGGATLDLRRIAWDLSLFTSGEFGFVALPAQYTTGSSIMPNKRNPDVIELMRATHASVAAARTEIEQLLSLPSGYHRDLQSSKGAIFHGFGRGLAALELLPALLANLEWRDDKLRAAIDSGMYATDVAVEAAVAGVPFREAYKAAAAAADTAGQGRTPEGSLAARVSPGAAADLRLDELRARWAALV, encoded by the coding sequence ATGGCAGACCTTCTGTGGCAGAAGCCCGGCGTGGCGGTAGACGCCAAGATCCAGACCTTCCTGGCCGGCGATGATGTGATCCTGGACCGCGAGTTCTTCCTCTACGACGTGGCGGCCAGCAAGGCGCACGCGCAGGGCCTGGAGAACATCGGCATCCTCGGCAATGACGAGCGCATCGGCCTGCAGCGCGAGCTGGACGTGCTGGCCGAGGATTTCCGCAGTGGCGCGTTCGTGCTGGATGAGCGCTTCGAGGATTGCCACTCGGCGATCGAAGCGCGCCTGACCGAGCGCCTCGGCGATGCCGGCCGCAAGATCCACACCGGCCGCAGCCGCAACGACCAGATCCTGGTGGCGACCCGGCTGTGGTTGAAGGACAAGCTGCTGCGCGTGGCCGAGCTGAGCCGCGAGATCGCCAAGGTGGCGCTGGATCGTGCCGAGGCCGAGAAGGACCTCCCCGTGCCGGGCTACACCCACATCCAGCGCGCCGTGGTGTCCTCGGCGGGCATGTGGTGGGCCGGCTGGGCCGAGGCCTTCATCGACAACGCGATCCGCGCGCACGACACGTTCAACCTGGTCGATGCCAATCCGCTCGGCACGGCCGCCGGCTACGGCGTGAACCTGCCGCTGGACCGCGCGCATACCACTGAAGCGCTTGGCTTTGCGCGCATGCAGATCTCGCCGATCTACGCGCAGCTTTCTCGCGGCAAGTTCGAACTGGCGGCGCTGGAAGCACTCGGCGGCGCCACCCTGGACCTGCGCCGCATCGCATGGGACCTGTCGCTGTTCACCAGCGGCGAGTTCGGCTTCGTGGCGTTGCCGGCGCAGTACACCACCGGCAGCTCGATCATGCCGAACAAGCGCAACCCGGACGTGATCGAACTGATGCGCGCCACCCATGCCAGCGTGGCCGCGGCCCGCACCGAGATCGAGCAGCTGCTGTCGCTGCCCTCGGGCTACCACCGCGATCTGCAGAGCAGCAAGGGCGCGATCTTCCACGGCTTCGGCCGCGGCCTGGCCGCGCTGGAACTGCTGCCGGCGCTGCTGGCCAACCTGGAATGGCGCGACGACAAGCTGCGCGCGGCGATCGACTCGGGCATGTACGCCACCGATGTCGCGGTGGAGGCAGCCGTGGCCGGTGTGCCGTTCCGCGAGGCCTACAAGGCTGCCGCCGCGGCGGCGGACACGGCAGGGCAGGGGCGAACCCCCGAAGGCAGCCTGGCCGCGCGCGTATCGCCCGGCGCGGCGGCCGACCTGCGGCTGGATGAACTGCGCGCCCGCTGGGCGGCACTGGTGTGA
- a CDS encoding YciI family protein, translated as MKTCYLVMVTRTPDFRDEVGAEHARFLDEVRARGQLLLTGGFTDKSGGAYVLQDIADLTAAQALVDSDPLLVHGSATARIHEWSTR; from the coding sequence ATGAAAACCTGTTACCTGGTGATGGTCACCCGTACGCCGGACTTCCGCGATGAGGTCGGTGCCGAACACGCGCGTTTTCTCGATGAGGTGCGTGCCCGCGGGCAGCTGCTGCTGACCGGTGGCTTCACCGACAAGAGCGGCGGCGCTTACGTGCTGCAGGACATCGCTGACCTGACCGCTGCGCAGGCGCTGGTGGACAGCGATCCGCTGCTGGTGCACGGCAGCGCCACCGCCCGTATCCACGAATGGAGCACGCGCTGA
- the proB gene encoding glutamate 5-kinase, with amino-acid sequence MNQPVPSPFTEQAVPQWKRAVLKVGSSLLAADGGGLSPRHALGLAQFVSANVLAGREVVIVSSGAVAAGRAIVPRALEAGAAMAARQALAALGQAQLIGLWQRFFERPVAQVLLTHDDLRNRRRYLNARATLNELLRLGALPVVNENDTVSVDELKLGDNDNLAATVAALIDADVLFIATDIDGLYSADPRRDPQARPIHDVPELTVEVLAMAGGAGSGAGTGGMHTKLEAAAKAGRVGIETCLFNGRSAEVVRALSQGRLFGTRIHAAQTRVAARKYWLRHAPLEPGAILIDAGAADALRGKGASLLPGGVLGAEGDFRRGDMVEIRQRLDSGEICLARGVSQYSASDIRRLAGRHSRDIESVLGYNYGGNVIHRDDLVLL; translated from the coding sequence ATGAACCAGCCCGTGCCTTCGCCGTTTACCGAACAAGCCGTCCCGCAGTGGAAACGCGCCGTACTCAAAGTGGGCAGCAGCCTGCTGGCCGCTGACGGCGGCGGCCTCTCGCCACGCCACGCGCTGGGCCTGGCCCAGTTCGTCTCGGCCAACGTATTGGCTGGGCGCGAGGTGGTGATCGTATCCTCCGGCGCGGTTGCGGCCGGCCGGGCAATCGTGCCGCGCGCGCTGGAAGCCGGCGCGGCGATGGCAGCGCGGCAGGCGCTCGCCGCGCTGGGCCAGGCACAGCTGATCGGGCTCTGGCAGCGCTTTTTCGAACGCCCGGTGGCGCAGGTGCTGCTGACCCATGATGACCTGCGCAATCGCCGCCGTTACCTCAACGCCCGCGCCACGCTCAACGAGCTGTTGCGGTTGGGCGCGCTGCCGGTTGTCAACGAGAACGACACCGTCTCGGTGGATGAGCTCAAGCTCGGCGACAACGACAATCTGGCCGCGACCGTCGCTGCGCTGATCGACGCCGACGTGCTGTTCATCGCCACCGACATCGACGGCCTGTACAGCGCCGATCCGCGGCGTGATCCACAGGCGCGGCCGATCCATGACGTGCCCGAGTTGACCGTGGAGGTCCTGGCGATGGCCGGCGGCGCCGGCAGTGGCGCCGGTACCGGTGGCATGCATACCAAGCTGGAAGCCGCGGCCAAGGCCGGGCGGGTGGGCATCGAGACCTGCCTGTTCAACGGGCGTAGTGCCGAGGTGGTGCGTGCGCTCAGCCAGGGGCGGTTGTTCGGCACCCGCATCCATGCCGCGCAGACCCGGGTGGCCGCGCGCAAGTACTGGCTGCGGCACGCGCCGCTGGAGCCGGGCGCGATCCTGATCGATGCCGGCGCAGCCGATGCGCTGCGCGGCAAGGGCGCTTCGCTGCTGCCTGGCGGGGTGCTGGGCGCCGAGGGCGACTTCCGCCGCGGCGACATGGTCGAGATCCGGCAGCGCCTTGATAGTGGGGAGATCTGCCTGGCGCGCGGCGTCAGCCAGTATTCGGCCAGCGACATCCGCCGCCTCGCCGGGCGCCACTCGCGCGACATCGAAAGCGTGCTGGGCTACAACTACGGTGGCAATGTCATCCACCGCGACGATCTGGTGTTGCTGTAA
- a CDS encoding glutamate-5-semialdehyde dehydrogenase encodes MVASSTTDIRSQALACRDAARQLAQLSASAKADLLDAMAAALEADTDAILAANARDLAAATEKGIGTAMLDRLALNPQRLAGIAAALREVAALPDPVGQVTRDDVRPNGIRVQKVRVPLGVIAMIYEARPNVTADAAALCIKAGNGVILRGGSEAIHSNTAIAASLKRALREAGVADAALTLVEDLRRETMLALLQLNDVIDLAIPRGGEGLIRFVAEHARVPVIKHYKGVCHLYVDRAADPALALRLLVDGKCSRPSACNSLETLLVHADLAPRFLPLAAQALAERGVRVRADTVARQWLPDAEPASEEDYAAEYLDLIIAVRVVDDLEQALMHIQQYSSDHTEVIATEDAAAAEHFVHALRSAVVMVNASSRFSDGGELGLGAEIGISTTRLHAYGPMGLEALTVERFVVRGEGQTRA; translated from the coding sequence ATGGTCGCCAGCTCCACCACCGACATCCGCAGCCAGGCGCTGGCCTGCCGGGACGCTGCCCGGCAGCTGGCGCAGTTGTCTGCGTCGGCCAAGGCCGATCTGCTCGACGCGATGGCCGCCGCGCTGGAAGCCGATACCGATGCGATTCTCGCGGCCAACGCACGCGATCTTGCGGCGGCGACGGAAAAGGGCATCGGCACCGCGATGCTGGACCGCCTGGCACTGAACCCGCAGCGTCTGGCCGGTATCGCCGCCGCGCTGCGCGAGGTCGCTGCGTTGCCCGATCCCGTCGGGCAGGTGACCCGCGATGACGTGCGTCCCAATGGCATCCGGGTGCAGAAAGTGCGCGTGCCGCTGGGCGTCATCGCGATGATCTACGAAGCGCGCCCGAACGTGACCGCCGACGCCGCCGCGCTGTGCATCAAGGCCGGCAACGGCGTGATCCTGCGCGGTGGCTCGGAGGCGATCCACTCCAACACTGCCATTGCCGCCTCGCTCAAGCGCGCGCTGCGCGAGGCGGGCGTCGCCGATGCCGCATTGACCCTGGTGGAGGATCTGCGCCGCGAGACCATGCTTGCCCTGCTGCAGCTCAACGATGTGATCGATCTGGCGATTCCGCGCGGTGGGGAAGGCCTGATCCGCTTCGTGGCCGAGCATGCCCGTGTGCCGGTGATCAAGCACTACAAGGGTGTCTGCCATCTGTACGTGGACCGCGCCGCCGACCCCGCGCTTGCGCTGCGCCTGCTGGTGGACGGCAAATGCAGTCGACCCTCGGCCTGCAACTCGCTGGAGACGCTTCTGGTCCATGCCGACCTTGCGCCGCGCTTCCTGCCGCTGGCCGCGCAGGCACTGGCCGAGCGCGGCGTGCGGGTGCGCGCCGACACGGTGGCGCGGCAGTGGCTGCCCGATGCCGAGCCGGCCAGCGAGGAGGATTACGCCGCCGAGTATCTGGATCTGATCATCGCCGTGCGCGTGGTCGATGACCTCGAGCAGGCACTGATGCATATCCAGCAGTACAGCTCGGACCATACCGAAGTGATTGCCACGGAAGACGCCGCGGCAGCCGAGCACTTCGTGCATGCGCTGCGCTCGGCGGTGGTGATGGTCAACGCCTCTTCGCGCTTCTCCGACGGGGGCGAGCTGGGCCTGGGTGCGGAGATCGGCATCTCCACCACCCGCCTGCACGCCTATGGCCCGATGGGGCTGGAGGCGCTCACCGTCGAACGCTTCGTCGTCCGCGGCGAAGGCCAGACGCGCGCGTGA
- the pgaD gene encoding poly-beta-1,6-N-acetyl-D-glucosamine biosynthesis protein PgaD codes for MNTVKSTRRFDSRLIQKPRQQPRLQRTAWGFVTIAFWAFYFYLWAPLVTLISWLLGGRMAWAQLYEQKQTVDPFVVIALPVMLVCCAALLIAWAEYNRMRFTGKERRLPHDDVTREEMAHDLGASVAVAASLADGKSVTLHMDEHARPVRVTAGALAVAYR; via the coding sequence ATGAACACCGTCAAATCCACCCGCCGCTTCGATTCGCGGCTGATCCAGAAACCGCGCCAGCAACCGCGCCTGCAGCGCACCGCCTGGGGCTTTGTGACCATCGCCTTCTGGGCGTTCTACTTCTACCTGTGGGCACCGCTGGTAACGCTGATCTCGTGGCTGCTCGGCGGGCGGATGGCATGGGCGCAGCTGTACGAACAGAAGCAGACGGTCGATCCGTTCGTGGTGATCGCGCTGCCGGTGATGCTGGTGTGCTGCGCGGCGCTGCTGATCGCCTGGGCCGAGTACAACCGCATGCGGTTCACCGGCAAGGAGCGCCGGCTGCCGCATGACGATGTCACCCGCGAGGAGATGGCGCATGACCTCGGCGCGAGTGTGGCCGTGGCCGCGTCGCTGGCCGATGGCAAGTCGGTGACGCTGCACATGGACGAGCACGCGCGGCCGGTACGGGTCACCGCGGGGGCATTGGCGGTCGCATACCGGTAA
- the pgaC gene encoding poly-beta-1,6-N-acetyl-D-glucosamine synthase — MHPLLYALFQFAFFYPMVMAFFWMSGGLYYFFRRERKARDRDDPPPMDVYPFASILIPCHNEAENLDDTIGSALKQNYPDFEVIAINDGSSDDTGARLDALAALHPRLRVVHLDRNLGKANALRMGALAARSEFLVCIDGDAMLEEYATHWMVWHLTSGPRVGAVTGNPRIRNRSTLLGRLQVAEFSSIIGMIKRAQRVYGRIFTISGVIAAFRRTALHRIGYWSDDMVTEDIDISWRLQLDHWDIRYEPNALCFILMPETLKGLWRQRLRWAQGGVEVLLRHGGSLFHWRKRRMWGVLLEYILSVLWAYTMLAIIVLWAVGKFMVLPPELYIATLLPQWHGVILALVCLMQFASSLIIDRRYETHIGRNYFWVIWYPMAYWLISLFTTLVAFPKTLFKRRGKRAVWVSPDRGIR; from the coding sequence ATGCATCCTCTTCTCTACGCGCTGTTCCAGTTCGCCTTCTTCTACCCGATGGTGATGGCGTTCTTCTGGATGTCCGGCGGCCTGTATTACTTCTTCCGGCGCGAGCGAAAGGCCCGTGACCGTGATGACCCGCCGCCGATGGATGTCTATCCGTTCGCCTCGATCCTGATCCCCTGCCACAACGAAGCGGAGAATCTGGACGACACGATTGGCTCGGCGCTCAAGCAGAATTACCCGGATTTCGAAGTCATCGCCATCAACGATGGCAGCAGCGACGATACCGGCGCGCGGCTGGATGCCCTGGCCGCCCTGCACCCGCGGCTGCGGGTGGTGCACCTGGACCGCAACCTGGGCAAGGCCAATGCGCTGCGCATGGGCGCGCTGGCGGCACGTTCGGAGTTCCTGGTATGCATCGATGGCGATGCGATGCTGGAGGAGTACGCCACGCACTGGATGGTGTGGCACCTGACCTCGGGCCCGCGCGTGGGCGCGGTCACCGGCAACCCGCGCATCCGCAACCGCTCCACCCTGCTGGGCCGGCTGCAGGTGGCCGAGTTCTCCTCGATCATCGGCATGATCAAGCGGGCGCAGCGGGTGTACGGGCGCATCTTCACCATCTCCGGGGTGATCGCCGCGTTCCGTCGCACGGCCCTTCACCGGATCGGTTACTGGTCCGATGACATGGTGACCGAGGACATCGACATCAGCTGGCGCCTGCAGCTGGACCATTGGGACATCCGTTACGAGCCCAATGCGCTGTGCTTCATCCTGATGCCGGAAACCTTGAAAGGGCTGTGGCGGCAGCGCCTGCGCTGGGCCCAGGGCGGTGTGGAGGTGCTGCTGCGGCATGGCGGCTCGCTGTTCCACTGGCGCAAGCGCCGCATGTGGGGCGTGCTGCTGGAGTACATCCTCAGCGTGCTGTGGGCCTACACGATGCTGGCGATCATCGTGCTGTGGGCGGTGGGCAAGTTCATGGTGCTGCCGCCGGAGCTGTACATCGCCACGCTGCTGCCGCAGTGGCATGGCGTGATCCTGGCCCTGGTCTGCCTGATGCAGTTCGCCAGCAGCCTGATCATCGACCGCCGTTACGAAACGCATATTGGACGTAACTACTTCTGGGTGATCTGGTACCCGATGGCGTACTGGCTCATCAGTCTGTTCACGACCCTGGTGGCGTTCCCCAAGACGTTGTTCAAACGTCGTGGCAAGCGCGCGGTCTGGGTCAGTCCTGACCGGGGTATCCGATGA
- the pgaB gene encoding poly-beta-1,6-N-acetyl-D-glucosamine N-deacetylase PgaB — MDLKRWTHWLLLALLTVVLPAQAQQRPAVLDAADNGLLVLSYHDIRDEVAERGDPDAYAVSTQNFAAHLDWLSAHGYHPVSLSQLITASQGGTPLPPKPVLLTFDDGLRSVYSKVFPLLRAYNYPALVAVITDYVDMPAGRQIDYGYRPFTRDDFLTWAQLREMQKSGLIELASHTDNLHHGVQSNPQGNSTPAVITRIYDPTRKTYETAAEYEARLRADLGRSVERIERNVGVSPKAIVWPYAAYNALSNDIAEQLGMPVSFDLEGRSTPVKPDLHGLARLLVTNNPTVVQLAYELRRDVERDGMRALQIDLDAVYDADPLQQGKNLDALIDRVKKIGPTHVFLQAFADPDGNGSADALYFPNRHLPMRADLFNRVAWQLKTRAGVKVFAWLPVLGYELKDPAIRKALAIESPESDGIFRLDFTRPQVRRIIDDIYEDLAINSYFEGLLFHDDAYLRDTELTQLPPEGEDGARTQALIDFTLELRNAAQRWRPKLGTVRNLYAQPVLEPQSASWFAQRLDLFNKAYDHTALMAMPWMEGSRSPERWLDRLVVAVKQHDPQLSQTMFELQTLDWRTGKPIPGDRLRAQIRRLQAQGVRHFAWYPDDFIAGRPSTYDARAAMSARSFPYEEK, encoded by the coding sequence ATGGACTTGAAACGCTGGACCCACTGGCTGTTGCTGGCCCTGCTCACCGTCGTGCTGCCGGCCCAGGCCCAGCAACGACCGGCCGTGCTTGATGCGGCCGATAACGGGCTGCTGGTGCTCAGCTACCACGACATCCGCGATGAGGTGGCCGAACGTGGCGACCCGGATGCGTATGCCGTCAGCACGCAGAACTTCGCCGCGCACCTGGACTGGTTGTCCGCGCACGGGTATCACCCGGTCTCGCTGTCGCAGCTGATCACCGCCTCGCAGGGCGGCACGCCGCTGCCGCCCAAGCCGGTGCTGCTGACCTTCGATGACGGCCTGCGCAGTGTGTACAGCAAGGTCTTCCCGTTGCTGCGCGCCTACAACTATCCGGCGCTGGTCGCCGTGATCACCGATTACGTGGACATGCCGGCCGGGCGCCAGATCGATTACGGCTACCGCCCGTTCACCCGCGATGATTTCCTGACCTGGGCGCAGCTGCGTGAGATGCAGAAGAGCGGGCTGATCGAACTGGCCAGCCACACTGACAACCTGCACCATGGCGTGCAGTCCAACCCGCAGGGCAACTCCACGCCGGCGGTGATCACGCGCATCTACGACCCGACCCGCAAGACCTATGAAACCGCGGCCGAGTACGAAGCCCGCCTGCGCGCCGACCTGGGCCGCAGCGTGGAGCGTATCGAGCGCAATGTCGGGGTCAGCCCGAAGGCGATCGTTTGGCCGTACGCCGCCTACAACGCGTTGAGCAACGATATCGCCGAGCAGTTGGGCATGCCGGTGTCGTTCGACCTGGAAGGGCGCAGCACGCCGGTCAAACCCGATCTGCATGGCCTGGCGCGCCTGCTGGTGACCAACAACCCGACCGTGGTGCAGTTGGCCTACGAACTGCGCCGGGATGTGGAACGCGATGGCATGCGTGCGCTGCAGATCGACCTGGATGCCGTCTACGATGCCGACCCGTTGCAACAGGGCAAGAACCTGGATGCGCTGATCGACCGGGTCAAGAAGATCGGCCCGACCCACGTGTTCCTGCAGGCCTTCGCCGATCCGGACGGCAATGGCTCGGCCGATGCGCTGTACTTCCCCAACCGGCATCTGCCGATGCGTGCGGACCTGTTCAACCGCGTGGCGTGGCAGCTCAAGACCCGCGCCGGGGTGAAGGTGTTCGCGTGGCTGCCGGTGCTGGGTTACGAGCTCAAGGACCCGGCCATCCGCAAAGCCCTGGCCATCGAGAGCCCGGAAAGCGACGGCATCTTCCGGCTGGACTTCACCCGGCCGCAGGTCCGCAGGATCATCGATGACATCTACGAAGACCTGGCGATCAACTCCTACTTCGAGGGGCTGCTCTTCCACGATGACGCCTACCTGCGCGACACCGAGCTGACCCAGTTGCCGCCCGAAGGCGAGGATGGCGCACGTACACAGGCGCTGATCGACTTCACCCTGGAGCTGCGCAACGCCGCGCAACGCTGGCGGCCGAAGCTGGGGACCGTGCGCAACCTGTATGCCCAGCCGGTGCTGGAACCGCAGAGCGCCAGCTGGTTCGCCCAGCGCCTGGACCTGTTCAACAAGGCCTACGACCACACCGCCCTGATGGCGATGCCGTGGATGGAAGGCAGCCGCAGCCCGGAACGCTGGCTGGACCGGCTGGTGGTGGCGGTGAAGCAGCACGATCCGCAGTTGTCGCAGACGATGTTCGAGCTGCAGACGCTGGACTGGCGCACCGGCAAGCCGATCCCCGGCGACCGCCTGCGCGCGCAGATCCGTCGTCTACAGGCGCAGGGCGTGCGTCATTTCGCCTGGTATCCGGATGATTTCATCGCCGGACGTCCCTCCACGTATGACGCCCGCGCGGCCATGTCGGCCCGCAGCTTCCCGTACGAGGAAAAGTGA